The genomic DNA CAAAAAGGACACTTTCTTTCTAGAGTCTTTAGTTTTCACTGTGCGCCGGCTGAGGCTATGCTAACGCTGAGCCAATCAATAGCAAGCGATCTAGATGCACCTATGATCAATGCTGATCGTGCTTTGCAATCGACATTAGATGCATTGTTTTCGTTTGAATTAAGTCAATTAAGCAAAGAAACGCAAACATTTTTGGTGATGGGGCTCTATCAACAACTGGCTGAGAGGGGAGTATTACATTTGTTATTTCCCAGTGCTAATACGCGCTTTAGTCATAGGTTGAGCCAGTATTTATCACACTCCCCAGGGGAAGATCATCCGCTAGAATCTGCAGCTGATCACTTTGCGATGAGCCGCGCCACCTTAATACGCAAGTTGAAGCATGAAGGGATGCAGTATCGCGAATTGCTGGCAGAGGTAAGGTTAAATCATGCGTTATACCTGATGCAAAATGAACAATGTAGCGTCGCATTGTTATCGCAATTATGTGGTTATCAATCCGAAGAAAGATTTAGTCAGCGCTTCAAGCGAAAGTTTGGTTTAACCCCAAGTGCTTATATGAAAACGCTATAAATTGATATTTACCAATAAGTCTTAAATATTTTTGGCAACTTTTCGAAGATAACGTC from Photobacterium sanguinicancri includes the following:
- a CDS encoding helix-turn-helix domain-containing protein, whose translation is MNNQYQVTIFRAEQLQQLRNVRIHSPSIIQIISGSKQLYWKESTIALSPSQLLLCEASACLSFENLPQKGHFLSRVFSFHCAPAEAMLTLSQSIASDLDAPMINADRALQSTLDALFSFELSQLSKETQTFLVMGLYQQLAERGVLHLLFPSANTRFSHRLSQYLSHSPGEDHPLESAADHFAMSRATLIRKLKHEGMQYRELLAEVRLNHALYLMQNEQCSVALLSQLCGYQSEERFSQRFKRKFGLTPSAYMKTL